A single window of Pieris napi chromosome 8, ilPieNapi1.2, whole genome shotgun sequence DNA harbors:
- the LOC125051935 gene encoding chymotrypsin-1-like yields the protein MAFKVGLIALTLLVGSLALPAKEDDMSIFFDHTDPDARIVGGTVAGTVPWMAVLTNGLLVRNLLCGASIITDRHLLTAAHCIDSVFSWGSLSSSLRATVGTNRWNSGGVQYEIARNITHPNYVSRIIKNDIGILITRNAIRFTNTISPVTLSFDVVGNGVATTVNGWGRIRAGGAISAQLLELQAATIDGLVCMIEVPRVATAINFPSRPPPVEPHIEICTHHSVGHGTCNGDSGSPLLRSDTREQIGLVSWGIPCAHGAPDMFVRISAYKSWLESSIL from the exons ATGGCTTTTAAAGTGGGTTTAATTGCCTTAACGCTCCTTGTTGGAAGCCTGG CACTACCTGCTAAAGAAGATGACATGTCCATCTTCTTCGACCACACAGACCCCGACGCACGCATTGTCGGTGGAACTGTGGCCGGAACTGTCCCGTGGATGGCGGTGTTAACCAACGGATTGCTAGTCAGAAATTTATTGTGTGGAGCCTCTATCATCACAGACAGACATTTGCTCACAGCCGCCCATTGTATCGATTCAGTATTTAGCTGGGGTAGTTTGAGCAG ttcTCTTCGTGCTACAGTCGGCACAAATCGTTGGAACAGTGGAGGAGTGCAATACGAAATCGCTAGGAACATCACCCACCCTAACTACGTCTCCAGAATTATCAAGAACGACATTGGGATACTCATCACCAGAAATGCAATACGCTTCACTAATACTATTTCTCCTGTGACCTTGAGCTTTGATGTGGTCGGAAATGGTGTCGCAACAACAGTCAATGGATGGGGAAGAATACGG GCTGGAGGTGCTATATCTGCTCAGCTTCTGGAACTACAAGCGGCCACTATCGATGGTCTCGTCTGTATGATTGAAGTTCCACGAGTCGCTACGGCGATTAACTTCCCATCGCGTCCACCACCCGTGGAACCCCACATTGAAATCTGTACCCACCACTCTGTCGGTCATGGTACTTGCaac GGTGACTCCGGCAGTCCACTTCTAAGGAGCGACACCAGAGAACAGATAGGTCTCGTATCTTGGGGAATTCCATGCGCACACGGTGCTCCAGACATGTTTGTTAGGATCAGTGCATACAAATCCTGGCTCGAATCGTCCATTTTGTAA
- the LOC125052024 gene encoding serine protease 53-like: MALKLGFFVLTLLVGSLAKPIEEDDMSIFFDHTNPEARIVGGAEAGLVPWMTALSNGAMIRNFVCGASLITNRHFLTAAHCIRAVYSGSLSRNLRATVGTNRWMYGGVHYNIARNITHQHYVHADIKNDIGILVSASTIRFTNAIAPAVLNYNNVGAGVAVTVNGWGHRRFNGAVSGTLIELRTRTVDGEFCKREVPRIGQQFNIRAPSVDPRLEICALHSVNQGTCNGDSGSALVRSDNKQQIGIVSWGIPCARGAPDMFTRIGAYRSWIERAIRCFPSQDDLSSYFSGRIVGGDSAAEASVPYMVALVHGLMVATFQCGGSLITKRHVLSAAHCFDRLYTGGELTPTLRVIVGTNRWNVGGEAYRVQRNITHPKHIYIRDPLNVEYDIGLLVTTTEVVLSDRVKLVPVSLDHVGSGVRGRVAGWGRIYHQGPLSPSLQELYVTTLEDGRCDKELRQASIDSGMILPEYDPATEFCVFHSIQHGVCNGDSGSALVRVDTGEQFGIVSWGLPCARGAPDVFVRISGFKDWLEENLVL, translated from the exons atggcATTAAAACTGGGTTTTTTTGTCTTAACGCTCCTTGTTGGAAGCTTGG CAAAACCCATTGAAGAAGATGACATGTCCATATTCTTCGACCACACAAACCCCGAAGCCCGAATAGTTGGAGGTGCAGAAGCGGGACTAGTTCCTTGGATGACTGCCCTATCCAACGGCGCAATGATCAGGAACTTTGTTTGTGGGGCCTCTCTTATCACTAACAGACATTTCCTTACAGCAGCCCATTGTATTCGAGCAGTTTACAGTGGGAGTTTGAGCAG AAACCTCCGTGCTACAGTAGGAACTAACCGTTGGATGTATGGCGGAGTCCATTACAATATTGCCAGAAATATCACCCACCAGCATTACGTCCACGCGGATATTAAAAACGATATAGGAATACTGGTCTCGGCCAGTACAATTCGTTTCACCAATGCTATCGCTCCAGCCGTACTCAACTACAATAATGTCGGCGCTGGAGTTGCTGTTACTGTCAATGGATGGGGACACAGAAGG TTTAACGGTGCCGTCTCTGGAACGCTGATAGAACTTCGAACAAGAACTGTCGATGGTGAGTTCTGTAAGAGGGAAGTACCTCGCATCGGCCAACAGTTTAACATTCGAGCGCCCTCTGTCGACCCACGTTTGGAAATCTGTGCACTGCATTCTGTTAACCAAGGAACTTGTAAC GGTGATTCTGGCAGTGCGCTTGTAAGGAGTGACAACAAACAGCAGATCGGTATCGTGTCTTGGGGCATTCCCTGCGCTCGCGGCGCTCCAGACATGTTTACCAGAATCGGCGCATATAGAAGCTGGATCGAACGCGCTATACGAT GCTTTCCGTCACAAGATGATCTATCATCCTACTTCTCTGGTAGAATAGTGGGAGGTGATAGTGCGGCAGAAGCCAGCGTGCCCTACATGGTTGCTTTAGTTCACGGGCTGATGGTAGCCACTTTCCAATGTGGTGGTTCTCTCATTACAAAGAGACATGTTTTGTCAGCAGCACATTGCTTTGACCGACTGTACACGGGGGGAGAGTTGACACC aaCACTCCGTGTTATAGTCGGCACGAATAGGTGGAACGTTGGCGGTGAGGCATACCGCGTGCAACGTAATATTACTCATCCCAAACACATCTATATTCGGGATCCATTAAATGTGGAATACGATATTGGCTTATTGGTTACCACCACTGAAGTAGTATTGTCAGATAGAGTGAAATTGGTGCCGGTTAGTCTGGATCATGTTGGATCGGGCGTGAGAGGCAGAGTTGCTGGATGGGGACGGATTTAC CATCAAGGACCCTTATCTCCCAGTCTTCAAGAGCTGTATGTAACAACGTTAGAGGATGGGAGATGTGATAAAGAATTACGCCAGGCCTCTATCGACTCCGGTATGATACTACCAGAGTACGACCCTGCGACTGAGTTTTGTGTCTTCCATTCTATTCAACATGGCGTTTGTAAT GGTGACTCTGGCAGTGCTCTGGTACGAGTGGACACAGGTGAACAGTTTGGTATCGTTTCATGGGGATTGCCCTGC